From a single Dehalococcoidia bacterium genomic region:
- a CDS encoding acetyl-CoA carboxylase biotin carboxylase subunit (an AccC homodimer forms the biotin carboxylase subunit of the acetyl CoA carboxylase, an enzyme that catalyzes the formation of malonyl-CoA, which in turn controls the rate of fatty acid metabolism) gives LADEAVCIGPPPPAKSYLNAPALISAALISGCDAVHPGYGFLSENPYFAEMCADCNLIFIGPPPEPIRLMGDKAIGRETMRKAGVPTVPGSDGEVRSLEEAIDVARNIGYPVLLKPSGGGGGRGMRVAYDEADLQRAYPTARAEAEAAFGNGALLLEKYLTRVRHV, from the coding sequence CTAGCCGATGAAGCAGTTTGTATTGGGCCGCCGCCGCCGGCGAAATCGTACCTCAATGCGCCGGCGCTGATTAGCGCGGCGTTGATTTCGGGGTGTGACGCCGTTCACCCCGGCTACGGCTTTCTCTCGGAAAATCCGTATTTTGCCGAGATGTGTGCTGACTGCAATCTGATCTTCATCGGACCCCCACCCGAACCGATCCGGTTGATGGGCGATAAAGCGATTGGCCGTGAGACGATGCGCAAAGCCGGCGTGCCAACCGTGCCCGGTTCTGATGGCGAGGTGCGCTCGCTCGAAGAGGCGATTGATGTTGCCCGTAACATCGGCTATCCGGTGCTGCTCAAGCCGTCGGGTGGCGGCGGCGGCCGTGGCATGCGGGTAGCGTATGACGAGGCCGATTTGCAACGCGCGTATCCAACGGCCCGCGCCGAAGCCGAAGCCGCGTTTGGCAACGGCGCGTTGTTGCTGGAAAAGTATCTCACCCGCGTCCGTCACGTCGA